From Zerene cesonia ecotype Mississippi chromosome 13, Zerene_cesonia_1.1, whole genome shotgun sequence, the proteins below share one genomic window:
- the LOC119831375 gene encoding cytochrome P450 6B5-like, which yields MIAFIFLFVATIILCFVYICGKYNEDYWKKRNVAFYSKHKVFGVFWEFASKKKPVFQNLGEVYKEYRNEPAVGIGSLFTPTLCVIDPTNVQYVLTTDFASFNHRGLDTSKNDLLADNILFMNGNRWKLMRQTMTPLFTSSKLKSMYYIIDKSATDLVEHLKANKELLKGNAFDTLSSFCSAAIGSAVFGVSTGSIFDSPFLDMARKSTKPTLKSSLKIAVGNLSNKLFTFLGLKLFKDFEDFFIGAVRNIIRARGLEKTKRHDFADICVSLQNAGTIVDKDTGLELKPTDELLAAQAFFFFIAGVEPTAQALYATLIELGRHPEHLEKVHNEIDEAFKIHNNKMDYDAIMGMKHLDMVVSEALRLHPPVGFITRKCVKDTILPVGNVKVEKGTRIMTPIFAVHHDEKFYPEPLKFIPERFAPENRNKIIDISYMPFGKGNRVCVGTRYALLQTKAGLVHLLRNFTVRTIIDEGGPKYVPQPAQVRLYNIDVEFIPRSVPK from the coding sequence ATGATtgcgtttatatttttatttgtggcaacaataatattatgtttcgtTTACATTTGCGGAAAATACAACGAAGACTATTGGAAGAAAAGAAATGTGGCATTTTACTCGAAGCATAAAGTGTTTGGAGTATTTTGGGAGTTCGCTTCTAAAAAGAAACCAGTTTTTCAAAATCTAGGTGAGGTTTACAAAGAATATCGCAATGAACCGGCTGTTGGTATCGGATCGCTGTTCACACCAACATTATGTGTGATAGATCCCACAAATGTTCAATATGTTTTAACAACTGACTTCGCCTCCTTCAATCACCGAGGACTGGATACAAGCAAGAATGACCTACTCGCCGACAATATTCTTTTCATGAATGGAAATCGCTGGAAACTAATGCGCCAAACCATGACACCGCTGTTCACATCTTCTAAATTGAAATCCATGTACTATATCATAGATAAAAGCGCCACGGACTTAGTGGAACATCTAAAGGCTAACAAAGAGCTGCTGAAAGGAAATGCATTTGACACTTTATCTTCATTTTGCAGTGCAGCTATAGGAAGCGCTGTGTTTGGAGTGAGCACGGGATCTATTTTTGATTCGCCGTTTCTTGATATGGCACGCAAATCGACGAAACCTACTTTAAAGAGTAGTCTTAAAATTGCCGTTGGTAACTTGAGCAACAAATTATTCACTTTCTTgggtttaaaattattcaaagatTTCGAAGATTTCTTCATTGGGGCagttagaaatataatacgGGCTCGGGGACTCGAGAAGACCAAACGACATGACTTCGCTGACATATGCGTATCTTTGCAGAATGCTGGTACCATTGTAGATAAAGATACTGGCTTAGAATTGAAACCAACAGATGAGTTACTGGCGGCGCAAGCCTTCTTCTTTTTCATCGCAGGCGTGGAACCTACAGCTCAAGCTTTATATGCTACACTAATAGAACTGGGAAGACATCCGGAACATTTAGAAAAAGTCCACAACGAAATCGATGaagcttttaaaatacataataacaaaatggATTATGACGCTATAATGGGTATGAAGCACCTTGATATGGTTGTTAGTGAAGCCTTGCGATTGCATCCACCCGTCGGCTTTATAACAAGAAAATGCGTAAAAGACACCATCTTACCAGTAGGTAATGTCAAAGTTGAAAAGGGGACGAGAATAATGACGCCTATTTTTGCAGTTCATCatgatgaaaaattttatccaGAGCCCCTGAAATTTATACCAGAACGATTCGCTCCagaaaatagaaacaaaataattgatataagtTATATGCCATTTGGAAAGGGAAATAGAGTATGTGTGGGTACTAGATACGCTCTATTACAAACCAAAGCCGGTTTGGTACATTTACTTCGCAATTTTACAGTAAGGACCATTATTGACGAAGGTGGACCTAAATACGTTCCTCAGCCCGCGCAAGTGAGACTTTACAATATAGATGTTGAATTCATACCGAGATCTGttcctaaataa